One genomic window of Providencia hangzhouensis includes the following:
- a CDS encoding DUF2628 domain-containing protein, with protein sequence MEQKQYSNKWQERFDFFDKHGAPDTPEFKAALKAASFGKRILINMNIFAFFFGIIYFLILGLWKKGLVMLGITLGVGLVLNIIDFMIGGTIPNAVFTGVSVGMSALWAMVANYAYYIKETKGLDNWNPFEGIRMV encoded by the coding sequence ATGGAACAGAAACAATATTCTAATAAATGGCAAGAACGTTTCGACTTTTTTGATAAGCATGGTGCTCCTGATACGCCTGAATTCAAAGCAGCGTTGAAAGCCGCCTCTTTCGGTAAGCGTATTCTCATTAATATGAACATTTTTGCCTTCTTCTTCGGTATTATTTACTTCTTGATTTTAGGGCTGTGGAAGAAAGGGTTGGTGATGCTTGGTATCACTCTTGGGGTTGGTCTAGTTTTGAATATTATTGATTTTATGATTGGTGGAACGATCCCTAATGCCGTCTTTACAGGGGTATCTGTCGGTATGTCAGCGCTGTGGGCCATGGTTGCCAATTATGCTTACTATATTAAAGAAACCAAAGGATTGGACAACTGGAACCCATTTGAAGGGATCCGCATGGTCTAA
- a CDS encoding fimbria/pilus outer membrane usher protein, translated as MYFKKKNIGYIISLIMCGGYTNAETFNINALNLSADDNIDLSYFEKNSLSEGLYESDIILNDKKIIRGEKIKFINHDGTIEPCITAQLIKRFPLNEEAKEILLSAQENACINLFSLDKNVAIDFNDSEQVLSISIPQKYMASTYSSWVSPEMRDYGIAGLILDYTISDNHLIRKNEETRNQLYAFGNVGANFAQWRLRANYQYENKLAGEDGRGSKKRNLDWDQVYAFRDIASLSAKLFAGEIFIKSDLFDSVRFKGVSMFTDESMMPPNLRGYAPQITGVAASNATVTLSQNGRIISQVKVPAGPFVIKDLSQSIMGTIDVTVAEDNGKETKFQFTTTNIPFLTRKGQARYTLNLGQLSPKNGTHANDNFMTVESSVGVFNHTSVFGGIVATSGNKYKAINLGIGQNIGFLGAFSVDITQSYADTLLGREKGKSYRINYAKDLPSIDGQLTLTGYRFADRTFNSLSNFVEQNFVDRQDIDTNKDKHVFSLSYAQQLRGMNASANITASRKTYWNGKQNNYFSVGLNKFFDEGVMKGGNISLSLNQVRGANNKTDNQVYLSVSKPLSTENQNASISYFASYSDSNKRYANNVNYSRHVDSNTNYNLTASTQDGLSEGMVSTYVSHSADAGQVQVTGSLSDSMTSLSMTMSGSVTATQHGISAHRLTYRDQSRLVVDVPNAQGVMIENGHATTNSRGLATISNVPTYYNMEYKVDVNNLPDTVNIDDNVLASTLTDGAIGYAKMDADIGKSLITRIKLANGQYPPLGSVVKNNVTGKVSGIIAESGIVYLTGLNMGDQLSVNWGDAQACTFLADSLLAKSSDSIACRH; from the coding sequence ATGTATTTTAAGAAAAAAAATATAGGTTATATTATCTCACTCATTATGTGTGGTGGGTATACAAATGCAGAAACTTTTAATATCAATGCCCTTAATTTGTCTGCAGACGACAATATTGACCTAAGCTATTTTGAAAAAAATAGTTTAAGTGAAGGTTTATATGAATCGGATATTATTTTAAATGATAAAAAAATTATCCGCGGCGAAAAAATTAAGTTTATTAATCATGACGGAACGATTGAGCCGTGTATTACGGCACAATTAATAAAACGTTTTCCCTTAAATGAAGAAGCGAAAGAAATATTACTTTCTGCTCAAGAAAACGCATGTATTAATTTATTCTCTCTCGATAAAAATGTGGCTATCGATTTTAATGATAGCGAACAAGTCCTGAGTATTTCGATACCTCAGAAATATATGGCATCGACTTATTCTTCGTGGGTGAGCCCTGAAATGCGCGATTATGGGATTGCGGGGTTAATTTTAGATTATACGATTAGCGATAATCATTTAATCCGTAAAAACGAAGAAACACGTAACCAACTCTATGCCTTCGGGAATGTGGGCGCTAACTTCGCGCAATGGCGTTTACGGGCAAATTACCAATATGAGAATAAATTGGCGGGCGAAGATGGACGGGGTAGCAAGAAACGCAACTTAGATTGGGACCAAGTCTACGCTTTTAGGGACATTGCCAGCTTATCGGCGAAGTTGTTTGCCGGGGAAATTTTCATTAAATCAGACTTGTTTGATAGCGTGCGTTTCAAAGGCGTGAGCATGTTTACCGATGAAAGCATGATGCCACCGAACCTCAGAGGGTATGCCCCTCAAATTACCGGGGTTGCCGCCTCAAACGCAACGGTCACCTTATCACAAAATGGCCGTATCATCAGCCAAGTGAAAGTGCCGGCGGGCCCTTTTGTGATTAAGGACTTAAGTCAATCCATCATGGGCACCATTGATGTGACCGTGGCAGAGGATAACGGTAAAGAAACGAAATTTCAGTTTACGACAACCAATATTCCGTTTTTAACCCGTAAGGGGCAAGCGCGCTACACCTTGAATTTAGGTCAGCTATCCCCGAAAAATGGCACCCATGCTAACGACAATTTTATGACTGTCGAAAGCTCTGTTGGGGTGTTTAACCATACCTCTGTTTTTGGCGGAATCGTGGCGACATCAGGGAATAAATATAAAGCCATTAACCTCGGCATTGGCCAAAATATCGGCTTTTTAGGGGCTTTTTCGGTGGACATCACCCAATCTTACGCCGACACCTTATTGGGGCGTGAGAAAGGCAAAAGCTACCGTATTAACTATGCCAAAGATTTACCGAGTATTGATGGGCAGTTGACATTAACCGGGTACCGTTTTGCCGACAGAACCTTTAACTCTTTATCCAATTTTGTTGAGCAAAACTTTGTCGACAGACAAGATATCGATACCAATAAAGACAAACATGTTTTTTCATTGTCTTACGCTCAGCAATTACGTGGAATGAATGCGAGTGCGAATATCACCGCATCACGTAAAACCTATTGGAATGGTAAACAAAATAACTATTTCAGTGTGGGGCTCAATAAATTCTTCGATGAAGGCGTCATGAAAGGTGGGAATATCTCCCTGTCTTTAAACCAAGTTCGTGGGGCGAATAATAAAACGGATAACCAAGTTTATTTATCCGTCAGCAAACCATTAAGTACTGAAAACCAAAATGCATCAATATCGTATTTCGCCTCTTACAGTGACAGCAACAAGCGCTATGCAAATAACGTGAATTACAGTCGTCATGTTGATAGCAACACGAACTATAATTTAACCGCATCGACCCAAGATGGGTTATCGGAAGGCATGGTGAGCACCTATGTGTCACACAGTGCGGATGCCGGCCAAGTCCAAGTGACGGGGTCATTATCGGATTCCATGACGTCGCTAAGTATGACGATGAGTGGCTCGGTCACCGCGACACAGCACGGTATTTCCGCGCACCGTTTAACCTATCGTGACCAATCTCGCTTAGTGGTTGATGTGCCAAATGCGCAAGGCGTGATGATTGAAAATGGCCATGCGACGACGAATAGCCGTGGGTTAGCCACCATCAGTAACGTTCCGACCTACTATAATATGGAATACAAGGTGGATGTGAACAACCTGCCAGACACGGTAAACATTGATGATAATGTTTTAGCGTCTACACTCACTGATGGGGCAATCGGTTATGCTAAAATGGATGCAGATATTGGTAAGTCACTGATAACACGAATTAAGCTGGCTAATGGTCAATACCCACCATTAGGCTCAGTGGTGAAAAATAACGTAACGGGTAAAGTTTCAGGCATTATTGCTGAATCCGGTATCGTCTACTTAACCGGGTTGAACATGGGCGACCAACTTAGCGTTAACTGGGGAGATGCACAAGCGTGTACGTTCTTAGCGGACAGTCTCCTGGCTAAAAGTAGCGATTCAATTGCTTGTCGTCACTAA
- a CDS encoding helix-turn-helix domain-containing protein — translation MAARYPIAKIVGSRIKKLRREYGLTGTEVAMALNVSQQQFSRYERGINRIDIDSLVMIADFLKVSVHYFLEDIDLEQSNSWTSEYNSLLSHGFYSNNKKNEG, via the coding sequence ATGGCAGCTAGATATCCTATTGCCAAAATAGTAGGGAGCAGAATAAAAAAGCTTAGAAGGGAGTATGGATTAACAGGAACTGAAGTGGCAATGGCTTTGAATGTTAGTCAACAGCAGTTTTCTCGCTATGAACGAGGTATTAACAGAATAGATATCGATTCTTTAGTTATGATTGCAGACTTCCTTAAAGTCAGTGTTCATTATTTCCTTGAAGATATAGATTTAGAACAATCAAATAGCTGGACCTCTGAATATAACTCATTATTAAGTCATGGTTTTTATTCAAACAATAAAAAAAATGAAGGTTAG
- a CDS encoding type II toxin-antitoxin system RelE/ParE family toxin: protein MYKLSNLAAKDFEGIFEYTLVNFGVSKADEYTKSLHCALEMLSSNPLIGLKCAEISEGIRRYNHSKHVIFYRQRTKDIFVIRVLHQQMEPLKHFYFDEFDR from the coding sequence ATGTATAAACTTTCTAACTTAGCCGCTAAAGATTTTGAAGGAATATTTGAATATACTTTGGTGAATTTTGGTGTCAGTAAAGCGGATGAGTATACTAAAAGTTTACATTGTGCGTTAGAAATGTTGAGCTCCAATCCTTTGATAGGACTGAAGTGTGCGGAAATTTCAGAGGGGATTAGGCGTTATAATCATTCTAAGCATGTCATTTTTTATCGGCAGAGAACCAAAGATATCTTTGTTATACGAGTTCTTCACCAGCAAATGGAACCGCTGAAACATTTTTATTTTGATGAATTTGATAGATAG
- a CDS encoding AbgT family transporter — protein sequence MEQKKQEGSRFLRTVEWLGNALPHPVILFIILIAILLVSSAIGQYFGVSVPDPRPEGAKGRAEDGIIHIVSLLDAEGIRKIIANVVTNFTGFAPLGTVLVALLGVGIAERAGLLSAAMRLIVTKAPRKLTTMAIVFAGIMSNTAAELGYVVLIPLAAIIFHSLGRHPLAGLAAAFAGVSGGYSANLLLGTVDPLLSGITQQAAQIIDPTYIVGAEANWYFMFASTFLITILGYLITEKIVEPQLGPYTGGAVDEDENSLYASANVTPLEKKALFWASVTFWGLAAILALMVVPENGILRNQETGLVSNSPFLKGIVVFIFVFFAVPGIVYGYIAKTMRSDKDIVDAMAGAMSTLGLYLVIIFFAAQFVAFFGWTNIGQVIAVKGANFLNSIDLHGGVLFIGFILICAFINLMIGSASAQWAVTAPIFVPMLMLAGYAPETIQAAYRIGDSVTNIITPMMSYFGLIMAIVVKYKKDAGIGTLVSMMLPYSIIFFIGWSLFFIVWVFVLGIPVGPGSPIYFTPGS from the coding sequence ATGGAACAAAAGAAGCAAGAGGGAAGCCGTTTTTTGCGAACGGTTGAGTGGCTAGGTAATGCACTACCACATCCCGTCATTTTATTTATTATTTTAATTGCAATTTTATTAGTTTCCTCAGCAATTGGTCAGTACTTTGGTGTAAGCGTGCCAGATCCGCGCCCAGAAGGCGCAAAAGGGCGGGCAGAAGATGGTATTATTCATATTGTAAGTTTATTGGATGCCGAAGGGATCCGAAAAATTATTGCGAATGTCGTCACCAACTTTACAGGTTTCGCACCATTAGGGACGGTATTAGTGGCATTATTAGGGGTTGGAATTGCAGAGCGGGCCGGCTTACTTTCCGCGGCTATGCGCTTAATTGTCACCAAAGCTCCACGAAAATTAACCACAATGGCTATCGTGTTTGCGGGGATCATGTCAAACACCGCCGCAGAATTGGGCTATGTGGTACTTATTCCACTGGCTGCCATTATTTTCCACTCATTAGGTCGTCATCCTTTAGCGGGTCTTGCCGCCGCATTTGCTGGTGTTTCAGGTGGTTATTCAGCAAACTTACTATTAGGTACGGTTGACCCGTTACTTTCGGGTATCACTCAGCAAGCTGCGCAAATCATTGATCCAACTTATATCGTGGGTGCAGAAGCAAACTGGTACTTTATGTTTGCCAGTACGTTTTTAATCACTATTTTAGGTTATTTGATCACCGAAAAAATTGTGGAACCCCAGTTGGGTCCATATACAGGTGGTGCCGTTGATGAAGATGAAAATAGCCTTTATGCTTCTGCAAACGTTACTCCACTCGAGAAAAAAGCGTTATTCTGGGCATCAGTTACCTTCTGGGGATTAGCGGCAATTTTGGCATTGATGGTGGTACCAGAGAACGGAATATTACGGAATCAGGAAACGGGATTAGTCAGCAACTCGCCGTTCTTAAAAGGTATTGTGGTCTTTATTTTTGTCTTCTTTGCCGTTCCAGGCATCGTGTATGGTTATATTGCTAAAACTATGCGCTCGGATAAAGACATTGTTGATGCAATGGCTGGAGCAATGAGTACGCTCGGTTTATACCTTGTCATTATTTTCTTCGCGGCACAATTTGTTGCTTTCTTTGGTTGGACAAACATCGGGCAAGTTATCGCAGTTAAAGGTGCCAACTTCTTAAATAGTATCGACCTTCACGGTGGTGTGCTGTTTATTGGCTTTATTCTTATCTGTGCATTTATTAATTTAATGATTGGCTCAGCATCAGCCCAATGGGCGGTAACGGCACCTATTTTTGTTCCTATGCTAATGTTAGCGGGCTATGCGCCAGAAACTATTCAAGCGGCATACCGAATTGGTGATTCGGTCACGAATATTATCACACCGATGATGAGCTACTTTGGCTTAATTATGGCGATTGTTGTGAAATATAAGAAAGATGCAGGGATTGGTACACTTGTCTCAATGATGTTGCCTTATTCCATCATTTTCTTCATTGGTTGGTCATTATTCTTTATCGTATGGGTATTTGTATTAGGGATTCCTGTAGGGCCTGGTTCCCCGATTTATTTCACACCGGGAAGTTAG
- a CDS encoding fimbrial protein, whose product MNKTLIALCLALTTTSISAMAADAGSGKITFKGTINSGACTIAPTDVNKEVQLGNIAAVNLDAAGKKGPLNSFELKLQDCQLDPSASGTPYSKVKITFNGQPDATNASLWSSTGSANNVAVSFLDSTGKTIKPGETLEQTLKASDTTIILSAQAEATGAATSGSINSIANYVLSYE is encoded by the coding sequence ATGAATAAGACTTTAATTGCATTATGCTTAGCGTTAACGACAACTTCTATTTCTGCAATGGCTGCGGATGCCGGTTCTGGTAAAATTACGTTTAAAGGCACAATTAATAGCGGTGCATGTACAATTGCACCGACTGATGTGAATAAAGAAGTTCAATTAGGTAATATTGCCGCGGTTAATTTAGATGCTGCTGGTAAAAAAGGCCCACTCAATTCATTTGAATTAAAATTACAAGATTGCCAATTAGACCCAAGTGCTTCAGGTACTCCTTATTCTAAAGTAAAAATTACGTTTAATGGCCAACCTGATGCCACAAACGCATCTTTATGGTCAAGCACTGGTAGCGCAAATAACGTTGCAGTTTCATTCTTAGATAGTACAGGTAAAACGATTAAACCCGGTGAGACTTTAGAGCAAACACTGAAAGCGTCTGACACCACAATCATTTTGTCTGCTCAAGCAGAAGCAACCGGTGCCGCCACTTCAGGTAGCATCAACTCTATCGCAAACTACGTATTAAGCTACGAATAA
- a CDS encoding DMT family transporter, translating to MFTGFLWLALSIGSEITGTSMIKKTNSFSKLGPSVLVIVAYCLCYFALTRAMGYIPVGVAYSLWCGFGIVGVTLVSMILYKQKPDFPAVFAMGLIITGGIIMNTFSTM from the coding sequence ATGTTTACTGGATTTTTATGGTTAGCGCTTTCTATTGGCTCTGAAATAACGGGTACTTCAATGATAAAAAAGACCAATAGCTTTAGCAAATTGGGTCCATCTGTATTAGTCATTGTTGCTTATTGCTTGTGTTATTTCGCACTAACCCGTGCAATGGGTTATATCCCAGTCGGTGTGGCTTATTCATTATGGTGTGGGTTTGGTATTGTCGGTGTGACACTCGTTTCTATGATTTTATATAAACAAAAACCCGATTTCCCAGCAGTATTTGCGATGGGCCTCATTATCACTGGTGGGATCATTATGAATACATTTTCAACGATGTAG
- a CDS encoding type II toxin-antitoxin system ParD family antitoxin → MARTTSVTIGTQLDEFVNQLISSGRYGSTSEVVRSALRLLEIQEKQTAALKMLIEEGEKSGESSFTLHDIAKKMKTAHNV, encoded by the coding sequence ATGGCTCGTACCACAAGTGTGACAATCGGAACGCAATTAGATGAATTTGTAAATCAACTGATTTCATCTGGAAGGTATGGTTCAACAAGTGAAGTTGTTCGCTCCGCACTGCGTTTACTTGAAATTCAAGAAAAACAAACGGCTGCATTGAAGATGCTAATTGAAGAAGGTGAAAAAAGCGGTGAATCATCATTCACACTCCATGATATAGCCAAAAAAATGAAGACCGCACATAATGTATAA
- a CDS encoding DUF1992 domain-containing protein: protein MSVIDLWAERHIQEALSKGELSNLNGEGKMLQLEDDSLVPPELRAGYRILKNSGYLPTELQQRKDALTLSHMLQGLSVDDPNYTSVSKQLALLELKLKQANVNTDFLHGNYANSISEQITNKSNTK, encoded by the coding sequence ATGTCAGTCATTGATCTTTGGGCAGAACGCCATATTCAAGAAGCTCTGAGTAAAGGGGAGCTTTCAAATTTAAATGGGGAGGGAAAAATGTTACAGCTTGAAGATGATAGTTTAGTTCCACCTGAACTTAGGGCTGGGTATCGAATATTAAAGAACTCGGGCTATTTACCCACTGAATTACAACAAAGGAAAGATGCACTAACGCTAAGCCATATGCTACAAGGTCTCTCTGTGGACGACCCCAATTATACGTCGGTGAGTAAGCAATTAGCTTTACTCGAACTAAAACTCAAACAAGCCAATGTAAATACTGATTTTTTACATGGCAACTATGCAAATTCAATTTCTGAACAAATAACCAATAAGTCAAATACCAAATAA
- a CDS encoding BMC domain-containing protein, translated as MKSLGVIETRGLTSAIQAADAACKAASVEIVGYRKIGSGLVSVCFQGEISAVRTAVDHGIEVIANSQLLVGSLVIARPEESVISKLLTVKSKKGELEKSLQPEVKAEKLVEKAVVEAKTEAPVVEVKTDINVKDIKNDPRKGKKS; from the coding sequence ATGAAAAGTTTAGGCGTAATTGAAACTCGGGGACTGACATCCGCAATACAGGCTGCTGATGCGGCGTGTAAAGCCGCCAGTGTAGAAATTGTAGGTTATCGAAAAATCGGCTCTGGACTGGTATCCGTTTGTTTCCAAGGCGAAATCAGTGCTGTTCGCACCGCAGTTGACCATGGTATTGAAGTGATCGCCAATAGTCAGCTACTCGTCGGCTCATTAGTGATTGCGCGGCCTGAAGAAAGCGTAATCAGTAAATTGCTAACAGTGAAAAGTAAAAAAGGTGAGTTAGAGAAAAGTCTTCAGCCAGAAGTAAAAGCAGAAAAGTTAGTGGAAAAAGCGGTTGTTGAGGCTAAAACAGAAGCGCCTGTGGTTGAAGTTAAAACCGACATCAATGTGAAAGACATCAAGAATGACCCGCGTAAAGGGAAAAAATCATGA
- a CDS encoding MGMT family protein — translation MNNAPSFRDIIYSLIGSIPRGRVVTYGTLAKMAGYPAHVRQVCQVIRTIPAGSSLPCHRIINSQGKLSVKGECYLRHKQALIDEGIIFDLNDKIKLKDYFWEGFD, via the coding sequence ATGAACAACGCGCCATCTTTCCGAGACATCATTTATAGCCTTATAGGGAGTATCCCAAGAGGTAGAGTTGTCACTTACGGAACGTTGGCAAAAATGGCAGGTTACCCAGCTCATGTACGCCAAGTTTGCCAAGTTATTAGAACCATCCCTGCGGGAAGTTCTTTACCTTGCCACCGTATTATTAATAGTCAGGGTAAGTTATCAGTCAAAGGCGAGTGCTATCTACGTCACAAACAAGCCCTTATAGATGAAGGTATTATTTTTGACTTGAACGATAAAATAAAACTAAAGGACTATTTCTGGGAGGGATTTGATTAG
- a CDS encoding DMT family transporter: protein MSPKAKSWLWMLAVIVSETSATSTLKMFDNSEGMTKSLLLALIVVLYVICYYSLSRAVKYIPVGLAYATWSGTGILMVSTLGMLFYGQHPDTAAMIGMAVIASGIVIMNLFSKMGSDDPEETEPSKDETESSLLSTKNNTAH, encoded by the coding sequence ATGTCCCCTAAAGCAAAGTCATGGCTTTGGATGCTGGCGGTTATTGTTTCTGAAACCTCAGCAACATCGACCTTAAAAATGTTTGATAATAGTGAAGGTATGACTAAATCATTATTATTGGCATTAATCGTTGTGCTATATGTTATTTGTTACTATTCACTTTCTCGGGCAGTAAAATATATTCCTGTTGGTTTGGCTTATGCAACATGGTCAGGTACAGGGATCTTAATGGTTTCTACCCTCGGCATGCTATTTTATGGGCAACACCCAGACACTGCGGCGATGATCGGTATGGCCGTGATCGCGAGTGGCATTGTGATCATGAATCTATTCTCCAAAATGGGCTCCGATGATCCGGAAGAAACTGAACCATCTAAAGATGAAACTGAGTCTTCATTATTATCAACAAAAAATAACACAGCTCATTAA
- a CDS encoding helix-turn-helix domain-containing protein — protein MRLPELHFRQYSNDVISHQHDGQWQVVLSLSGQMEINMYRQHFLLNAGKGVVIPPSVSHAFSGQLGNQNYVLEMPATAQWALNEKMTQFTLTPAAIGLLNWLQNFPQAPEHNFTVARLLLAQLKPENKWIDELSQWVELRLHHPISCEDMATAFCMSVSTLQRKIKAETQLTAMQFLLQKRMEAAGRLLLSNKSIEQIALAVGYDSHSAFSHAFRQFYSKTPNEYRLQGSHLR, from the coding sequence TTGCGATTACCTGAGCTTCATTTTCGCCAATATTCGAACGACGTCATTTCTCATCAACATGATGGGCAGTGGCAAGTCGTTTTGTCGTTATCTGGGCAGATGGAAATTAATATGTACCGGCAACATTTTCTGTTAAATGCAGGAAAGGGGGTCGTGATCCCGCCTAGTGTGAGCCATGCTTTTAGCGGGCAGCTAGGAAATCAAAATTACGTATTAGAAATGCCTGCTACAGCACAATGGGCATTAAATGAAAAAATGACGCAATTTACTCTGACACCTGCCGCAATTGGTCTTTTGAATTGGTTGCAAAACTTCCCACAAGCTCCGGAACATAATTTTACGGTTGCTCGTCTATTGTTGGCACAGTTAAAACCTGAAAATAAATGGATTGATGAGCTTTCTCAATGGGTGGAACTGCGTCTACACCATCCTATTAGTTGTGAAGATATGGCAACGGCTTTTTGTATGTCAGTGAGTACGCTTCAACGAAAAATAAAGGCTGAAACACAGTTAACGGCGATGCAGTTTCTATTACAAAAACGCATGGAAGCGGCAGGGCGCTTATTATTATCCAATAAATCAATAGAACAAATTGCATTAGCGGTGGGCTATGACTCACATTCGGCATTTAGTCATGCATTTCGCCAATTTTATAGCAAAACACCGAATGAATATCGTTTGCAGGGAAGTCACTTACGGTAG
- a CDS encoding phosphate propanoyltransferase, protein MMNEQLMGKILERLSAYTPAQGSVSNIAIPVGISNRHVHLSQQDVEALFGQGYQLTPFKDLKQPGQFAAKECVMVVGPKGSISKVRVLGPVRPKTQLEVSKADCFALGIKAPVRESGDMAGSGNALLIGPAGHVNLESQVICAQRHIHMSVMDSRALNVVNGQKVNIRTEGERSLVFDEVVVRVDERFSLEFHIDTDEANAAGLRNNDSVFIAG, encoded by the coding sequence ATGATGAATGAGCAATTAATGGGGAAAATATTGGAGCGGCTTTCAGCCTATACACCAGCACAAGGCAGCGTTTCCAACATTGCTATCCCTGTCGGAATATCTAACCGCCATGTTCATCTTTCACAACAGGACGTTGAAGCCTTGTTTGGCCAAGGATATCAGCTGACGCCATTTAAAGATTTAAAACAGCCCGGGCAATTTGCGGCGAAAGAATGCGTCATGGTGGTGGGACCAAAAGGGTCGATTAGCAAAGTCAGAGTACTAGGGCCTGTTCGCCCAAAAACGCAATTAGAAGTGTCTAAGGCCGACTGCTTTGCGCTTGGTATAAAAGCGCCGGTAAGAGAGTCAGGTGACATGGCAGGTTCAGGCAATGCTTTACTGATTGGCCCAGCGGGGCATGTCAATCTTGAGTCGCAGGTTATTTGTGCTCAGCGTCATATTCATATGAGTGTGATGGACTCAAGAGCATTAAATGTGGTGAATGGGCAAAAGGTGAATATCCGTACTGAAGGTGAACGCAGCTTAGTGTTTGATGAAGTTGTCGTGAGAGTGGATGAACGCTTTTCTCTTGAGTTTCATATTGATACCGATGAAGCAAATGCCGCGGGCTTACGCAATAACGATAGCGTATTTATCGCGGGCTAA
- a CDS encoding molecular chaperone codes for MTLFKKVLSVVLLSSVMSQAYAVLGLDRTRVIFNEADGGTSIVVENQDTASSFLAQTWIENQKGEKLTNSLVALPFLQKIGPKQKKQIKIAYMDGQNTLPTDRESLLYFNVLGIPPQGKEANAVQFTIQSRLKLFYRPKGIDYTVSAEKDFQRDLKVTKQGGQITLSNPTPFNIVITNINVDQNKDKDFPEVLVAPFSDSTVTLKNPAWNSFEVAYIDDFGGLKFNKYQCAAAQPCQLLPQAK; via the coding sequence ATGACATTATTTAAAAAAGTACTTTCCGTTGTTTTACTCTCAAGCGTCATGAGCCAAGCGTATGCCGTTCTTGGGTTAGATAGAACCCGTGTTATTTTTAATGAAGCCGATGGCGGAACCAGTATCGTTGTTGAAAACCAAGATACCGCCTCTTCGTTTTTAGCGCAGACATGGATAGAAAACCAAAAAGGTGAAAAGCTGACTAACTCACTAGTGGCATTACCTTTTTTACAAAAAATTGGCCCTAAACAGAAAAAACAAATCAAAATTGCGTATATGGATGGGCAAAATACCTTACCCACGGACAGGGAGAGTCTGTTGTATTTCAATGTATTAGGTATTCCACCGCAAGGTAAAGAAGCGAATGCGGTTCAGTTTACTATCCAATCACGCTTAAAACTGTTTTATCGCCCAAAAGGTATTGACTACACAGTCTCTGCCGAGAAAGATTTTCAGCGTGATTTAAAAGTCACAAAACAAGGTGGACAGATTACGTTGTCGAATCCAACCCCGTTTAATATTGTGATCACCAATATCAATGTTGATCAAAATAAAGATAAAGATTTCCCTGAAGTGCTTGTCGCCCCGTTTAGTGATTCGACCGTGACCTTGAAAAACCCGGCATGGAACAGTTTTGAAGTCGCTTATATTGATGACTTCGGTGGTCTGAAATTTAATAAATACCAGTGCGCCGCAGCACAGCCTTGCCAATTATTGCCACAGGCGAAATAA
- a CDS encoding tRNA-binding protein, with translation MQIIEWDDFTRVEMRVGTIVSAQVNSKAKKPAYVMEVDLGELGIKRSSAQITVNYTPDDLIGKQVLCVCNFEVKRIAGIKSEVLITGASDEKGAIVLAEFNLPLPNGALLA, from the coding sequence ATGCAAATTATTGAATGGGATGATTTTACCCGTGTTGAAATGCGTGTTGGGACTATTGTTAGTGCACAAGTCAACAGTAAAGCCAAAAAGCCAGCTTATGTTATGGAAGTTGATTTAGGCGAATTGGGTATTAAGCGCTCTAGCGCACAGATCACTGTCAATTATACGCCAGATGATTTGATTGGTAAGCAGGTACTATGTGTGTGTAACTTTGAAGTCAAGCGTATAGCAGGCATTAAATCGGAAGTGTTGATCACGGGGGCATCTGATGAAAAGGGGGCGATTGTTCTTGCTGAATTTAACTTACCTTTGCCGAATGGGGCGCTTTTAGCCTAA